A DNA window from Candidatus Syntrophoarchaeum caldarius contains the following coding sequences:
- a CDS encoding Ribosomal protein L23, producing MIIKHVVVTEKSNLAMEEKNELQFIVDISANKSQIINEIEDRFDVTVLSVRTAITPRGEKKAYVTLSEADSADALITKMGVL from the coding sequence ATGATCATCAAACACGTGGTAGTAACTGAGAAATCGAACCTTGCAATGGAGGAGAAGAACGAACTGCAATTTATCGTTGACATATCTGCAAACAAATCGCAGATCATTAATGAGATTGAAGACAGGTTTGATGTGACAGTGCTGAGTGTGAGAACAGCCATAACTCCCAGGGGCGAGAAGAAAGCCTATGTGACGCTTTCTGAAGCAGACTCTGCAGATGCGCTCATCACGAAAATGGGGGTGCTCTGA
- a CDS encoding 50S ribosomal protein L4P → MITKAAVYGLNGDQSGEINLPDHFNEEYRPDIIKRAVLAAQANRLQPYGPNRYSGIRTSAVGWGTGRGVSRVPRVKNGRRGMLVPQAVGGRRAHPPKPQKNLTEKINRKERHKAIRSAIAASAQLELVQRRGHRVDDTLTLPLVVTDELEKIQKTEDVIAFLESINIMEDIIASKRSKKVRAGKGKMRGRRYKSKKSLLFVISKDQGIVKAARNLPGVDITTVDGLNAELLAPGTNAGRLTIWTTSAIEELKKRFL, encoded by the coding sequence ATGATTACAAAAGCAGCAGTATATGGATTAAATGGAGATCAAAGCGGTGAAATTAATTTACCCGATCATTTTAATGAGGAATATCGACCAGATATTATAAAACGAGCTGTACTTGCAGCGCAGGCCAATCGACTTCAGCCATACGGTCCAAACCGGTATTCGGGCATCAGAACATCTGCTGTGGGCTGGGGCACAGGCAGGGGTGTTTCAAGGGTTCCAAGAGTCAAGAACGGCAGGCGTGGAATGCTTGTACCACAGGCTGTTGGTGGCAGGCGGGCTCACCCCCCAAAGCCTCAAAAGAATCTTACAGAGAAGATTAATAGAAAAGAGCGGCATAAAGCGATTAGATCGGCGATTGCAGCAAGTGCACAGCTTGAGCTTGTGCAGAGGCGTGGACACAGAGTAGATGACACACTTACACTCCCTCTTGTTGTAACAGACGAGCTTGAAAAGATACAGAAGACAGAGGATGTTATCGCATTTCTGGAATCAATTAATATCATGGAAGATATTATCGCTTCCAAGCGCAGCAAGAAGGTGAGAGCTGGGAAAGGAAAGATGCGCGGCAGGCGGTATAAGTCAAAAAAGAGTCTCCTGTTTGTTATCAGCAAAGATCAGGGAATTGTGAAGGCTGCAAGGAACTTACCCGGCGTGGACATTACAACAGTGGATGGGTTGAATGCTGAGTTACTTGCGCCTGGCACAAATGCTGGCAGGCTCACGATCTGGACAACGTCTGCAATCGAAGAACTTAAGAAGAGGTTTCTATGA
- a CDS encoding Ribosomal protein S3, eukaryotic/archaeal codes for MAIEKKFVEEGYKTALLDEYFLERLSRQGYGGMEINRTPLGTQITVYAERPGMVIGKAGKTIRRLTTDIIKNFNYENPQIDVQEVPKNELNALMMATRLANVLERGWYFRKAAHSTLRQVMDAGALGCEVILSGKLTGPRSRTEKVVEGYMKHAGKPAEDLVNKGFAIAKRKLGVIGVSVWIVPPDAVLPDAFEVLDSEETVISENEEKEEVEKKEDDETEVS; via the coding sequence ATGGCGATAGAGAAAAAATTCGTTGAAGAAGGATATAAAACAGCACTTCTGGACGAGTACTTTCTGGAACGATTGAGCAGACAGGGCTATGGCGGCATGGAGATCAATCGAACGCCGCTTGGTACGCAGATAACAGTGTATGCAGAAAGACCCGGGATGGTCATTGGAAAAGCTGGAAAGACGATCAGAAGGCTTACAACTGACATCATCAAAAATTTTAATTACGAGAATCCACAGATTGATGTTCAGGAAGTACCAAAGAACGAGTTGAATGCTCTGATGATGGCAACTCGTCTTGCAAATGTCCTCGAACGTGGCTGGTACTTCAGGAAGGCAGCACATTCAACACTCAGACAGGTTATGGATGCGGGCGCGCTTGGCTGCGAGGTCATACTTTCAGGAAAACTCACAGGTCCAAGGTCCAGAACAGAGAAGGTCGTAGAAGGGTATATGAAACATGCAGGTAAACCTGCCGAGGATCTGGTTAACAAGGGCTTTGCAATTGCAAAACGAAAACTCGGCGTTATCGGCGTGAGTGTCTGGATTGTTCCACCAGATGCGGTACTTCCCGATGCCTTCGAGGTACTCGATAGCGAGGAAACTGTTATATCTGAGAATGAAGAGAAAGAAGAAGTGGAGAAGAAAGAGGATGACGAGACTGAGGTATCGTGA
- a CDS encoding Ribosomal protein L29, which yields MRDEELGDELGRLENELIQERGISASGGAPTNPNAIGQIKKDIARIKTVQRERRGDNASL from the coding sequence ATGCGTGATGAAGAACTTGGTGATGAGTTAGGGCGATTGGAGAATGAGCTTATTCAGGAACGAGGTATCTCTGCTTCAGGTGGCGCACCGACCAACCCAAATGCTATCGGGCAAATTAAAAAGGATATAGCAAGAATAAAGACTGTTCAACGAGAACGTCGGGGGGATAATGCCAGTCTGTGA
- a CDS encoding ATP:citrate lyase has translation MMDYELFTKDTKSIIYGLQTNAIQRMLDFDYACRREVPSVAAIVNPGRRGLHKAFFGTDEILIPIYPNLKEAASNHRDADVVVNFASFRSAYPTTMEALDIESIRTVVIIAEGVPERRAREIIAKAKKKNKMVIGPATVGGIRAGAFKIGNTAGTIENIIESKLHRPGSVGFVSKSGGMSNEMYNIIARNTDGLFEGIAIGGDRFPGSTLIDHILRFEANPEIKIIACLGEVGGLDEYQIVDALKSGKITKPLVIWVTGTCAKVLPGEVQFGHAGAMAGSELESADAKNAALKEAGAIVPESFDDYGERLREVYERLKNEGVIPDREEITPPPIPIDYNTAVSEGLVRKPTNFICTISDDRGEEATYGNTPISEFVEGGKGIGDVIGMLWFKKELPPYATRFIELVLMTIADHGPAVSGAHNTIVAARAGKDLVSSLVSGVLTIGPRFGGAINDAAKYFRDAYNRGLKPEAFVREMKQKNINIPGIGHRIKSVQNPDKRVELLVKYARETFPSTEYLDYALQVEAVTTAKKNNLILNVDGCIGVLFLDLMKSSGVFTEEEIQEVVDLGYLNGLFVLGRSIGLIGHALDQYRLKERLYRHPQDDILYLAREGGK, from the coding sequence ATGATGGACTATGAACTTTTCACAAAAGATACAAAATCAATAATATACGGTCTTCAAACAAACGCAATCCAGCGGATGCTTGATTTTGATTATGCCTGCAGGCGAGAGGTACCATCGGTTGCAGCCATCGTAAATCCTGGAAGGCGTGGATTACATAAGGCGTTCTTTGGGACCGATGAGATATTGATACCGATCTATCCAAACCTCAAAGAAGCGGCATCCAACCATAGGGATGCAGATGTCGTTGTGAATTTTGCATCCTTCAGATCTGCATACCCTACAACGATGGAAGCACTCGATATTGAGTCGATAAGGACTGTTGTGATCATCGCAGAGGGCGTTCCTGAGAGAAGAGCGCGTGAGATCATAGCGAAGGCAAAGAAAAAGAACAAGATGGTGATAGGACCTGCAACCGTTGGCGGAATTAGGGCAGGGGCGTTCAAGATCGGAAATACTGCTGGAACGATCGAGAACATCATCGAGTCAAAGCTTCACCGCCCTGGCTCAGTTGGCTTTGTCTCAAAGTCAGGCGGGATGTCAAATGAGATGTACAACATAATCGCAAGAAACACGGATGGTCTTTTTGAAGGGATCGCAATCGGCGGAGATCGATTCCCTGGCTCAACCCTGATCGACCACATACTGCGCTTTGAGGCAAATCCAGAGATTAAGATCATCGCGTGCCTCGGGGAGGTCGGCGGTCTCGATGAGTATCAGATTGTCGATGCCCTCAAAAGTGGTAAGATCACGAAACCGCTTGTAATCTGGGTTACGGGAACCTGTGCAAAAGTGCTCCCAGGTGAGGTTCAGTTCGGGCACGCCGGTGCAATGGCAGGATCGGAACTTGAGAGTGCAGACGCCAAGAATGCTGCCTTAAAGGAAGCAGGAGCGATCGTTCCGGAGTCTTTTGATGACTACGGTGAGCGGCTGAGGGAGGTTTATGAGCGACTGAAGAATGAAGGCGTAATCCCAGATCGTGAGGAGATCACACCCCCACCGATTCCTATCGACTACAATACGGCTGTTTCTGAAGGTTTAGTCAGAAAACCCACGAATTTCATCTGCACGATCTCTGATGACCGTGGGGAAGAAGCAACATACGGTAACACCCCGATAAGCGAGTTTGTTGAGGGGGGCAAGGGAATCGGTGATGTCATCGGTATGCTCTGGTTCAAAAAAGAACTTCCGCCATACGCAACTCGTTTCATCGAACTGGTCCTGATGACGATTGCTGATCATGGGCCTGCGGTATCAGGTGCGCATAATACGATCGTTGCAGCTCGTGCAGGCAAGGATCTGGTCTCATCACTTGTTAGTGGCGTTTTGACGATCGGTCCCAGGTTTGGCGGTGCGATAAACGACGCTGCAAAGTACTTCAGGGATGCCTATAATCGAGGATTGAAACCAGAAGCGTTTGTCCGCGAGATGAAACAGAAAAATATCAACATACCAGGGATAGGGCATCGGATAAAGAGTGTTCAGAATCCCGATAAACGCGTCGAGCTGCTTGTAAAGTATGCAAGGGAGACTTTTCCATCTACCGAATATCTCGACTACGCACTCCAGGTAGAAGCAGTCACAACCGCAAAGAAGAACAACCTGATCCTGAACGTCGATGGATGCATTGGTGTCCTCTTCCTGGATCTTATGAAGAGCTCAGGTGTCTTTACAGAAGAGGAGATCCAGGAGGTTGTTGATCTCGGTTACCTTAACGGTTTATTCGTGCTTGGAAGATCAATTGGGCTTATTGGACATGCTCTGGATCAGTACAGACTGAAAGAGCGGCTTTACAGACATCCACAGGATGACATACTCTACCTTGCAAGGGAGGGAGGTAAATGA
- a CDS encoding 50S ribosomal protein L2P yields the protein MGKRIISQRRGRGRPTYRSPSHKYRAKLEHVKPGAGDVRVGGLVIDIVHDPARSAPVGLVKLENGEKKYIIIPEGVCVGDELAWGRGVPVKPGNTLPLKDIPEGSLVCNIESRPGDGGKFVRSSGTAATVVSHEVDKNRTMVQLPSGSLKWLPMRCMATIGVVAGGGRLDKPFVKAGTKYHKLRSRATKYPRTSAVAMNPVDHPFGGGGKQHTGKPKTVARGASPGRKVGSIAARRTGKR from the coding sequence ATGGGAAAGCGTATCATATCACAGCGAAGAGGTCGTGGAAGACCAACGTACAGATCGCCATCGCATAAGTACAGGGCAAAACTTGAGCATGTGAAGCCGGGTGCAGGAGATGTGCGTGTAGGCGGGCTTGTCATTGATATAGTCCACGATCCTGCAAGAAGTGCACCTGTGGGGCTTGTAAAACTCGAGAACGGAGAAAAGAAGTATATTATTATTCCTGAAGGGGTCTGCGTTGGAGATGAGCTTGCGTGGGGACGAGGAGTTCCAGTAAAACCTGGAAACACGCTACCGCTCAAAGATATCCCCGAAGGCTCGCTTGTATGTAACATCGAGTCCAGACCGGGTGATGGTGGGAAGTTTGTCAGATCCTCGGGCACAGCTGCAACAGTGGTTTCACACGAGGTTGATAAGAATAGAACAATGGTTCAACTCCCGAGTGGATCGCTTAAATGGCTTCCTATGAGATGTATGGCAACCATAGGTGTTGTGGCAGGAGGAGGCAGGCTTGATAAGCCTTTTGTTAAAGCAGGCACGAAATATCATAAGCTCAGGAGCCGTGCAACAAAATATCCGCGAACGAGTGCTGTTGCAATGAACCCGGTTGATCATCCTTTTGGTGGCGGTGGCAAGCAACACACAGGAAAGCCAAAGACCGTTGCAAGAGGTGCATCGCCAGGTAGAAAGGTTGGGAGCATTGCTGCCCGCAGAACAGGAAAGAGGTGA
- a CDS encoding translation initiation factor SUI1, protein MPVCEKCGLPEDLCVCEEILKETQRVKVSKTKRRFNKWMTIVEGIDERDIDLKNLSKELKGACACGGTVKKGRIELQGDQQDRVKDYLERKGYSIELREV, encoded by the coding sequence ATGCCAGTCTGTGAAAAATGTGGTTTACCGGAGGATCTCTGTGTCTGTGAAGAGATCCTGAAGGAAACACAAAGAGTAAAGGTTTCAAAGACAAAGCGGCGATTTAACAAGTGGATGACGATTGTAGAGGGAATCGATGAAAGAGATATCGATCTCAAGAATCTCTCAAAGGAGCTTAAGGGCGCGTGTGCCTGTGGTGGTACAGTAAAGAAAGGTCGTATAGAGCTTCAAGGAGATCAGCAGGATCGGGTGAAGGACTATTTAGAGCGGAAGGGATATTCGATCGAACTTCGAGAGGTATGA
- a CDS encoding LPPG:FO 2-phospho-L-lactate transferase translates to MILLSGGTGTPKLIQGLMQIIPAEKITAIVNTADDMWVSGNLVSPDVDTVLYTFAGIIDDEKWWGIKNDSFRTYERLKSCGHGEEMMIGDLDRATHILRSELIRNGVRLTDATSRICAQMGIRSKVLPMSDAPVSTIVATPDGDLGFQKFWVELKGEPEVLDIRFDGIESAEPTPEVRDALQSGDTIVIGPSNPITSIGPILALDGITEILKKAKVVVISPIIGDKPVSGPAGKFMDALGIDVSSKGILDLYHEIVDIFIHDIRDECELTCDSCDILRADTMMSNIDRAEAFARFVYEVSYN, encoded by the coding sequence ATGATTCTTTTATCTGGTGGCACCGGGACACCAAAACTCATACAGGGACTGATGCAAATAATTCCTGCTGAAAAGATCACGGCTATCGTCAATACCGCGGATGATATGTGGGTTTCCGGTAACCTGGTTTCACCTGATGTTGACACCGTCCTCTATACATTTGCCGGCATCATCGATGATGAGAAGTGGTGGGGCATAAAGAACGACTCATTTAGGACATATGAGCGCCTCAAAAGCTGCGGACATGGGGAGGAGATGATGATCGGTGATCTCGATCGTGCAACACATATTCTCAGAAGTGAGCTTATCAGAAATGGTGTGCGCCTGACAGATGCGACATCAAGGATCTGTGCACAGATGGGAATTCGCTCAAAGGTACTACCTATGTCAGATGCCCCTGTATCGACCATTGTAGCGACCCCAGACGGAGATCTCGGATTTCAGAAGTTCTGGGTGGAGTTGAAGGGTGAACCTGAGGTTCTTGATATCAGGTTCGATGGTATCGAATCAGCAGAACCCACACCCGAGGTCAGGGATGCACTTCAATCTGGCGATACAATTGTAATTGGACCGAGCAACCCGATCACATCGATTGGTCCGATTCTCGCACTCGATGGCATCACAGAGATCCTTAAAAAGGCTAAAGTTGTTGTGATAAGCCCGATCATTGGTGATAAGCCTGTGAGCGGTCCTGCTGGAAAGTTCATGGATGCACTGGGTATCGATGTCTCCTCAAAAGGGATACTTGATCTTTACCACGAGATTGTTGATATATTCATACACGACATAAGGGACGAATGCGAACTTACATGTGATTCGTGTGATATCCTGAGGGCTGATACGATGATGAGCAATATCGATCGAGCAGAGGCGTTTGCCAGGTTTGTCTATGAGGTAAGCTACAATTGA
- a CDS encoding Ribosomal protein L22/L17, eukaryotic/archaeal, with amino-acid sequence MIDMGRMNYTFNVQEVDEERTAKAMRSEMHISPKHAFEICRAIKGKMTEDAKAYLEDVINMRRSVPFKRHKRDVAHRSDLVGWDAGRYPVKAASEILKLIVDAENNAVYKDIEPERMRIKHIATKKGRTIRGFTPRAMGRATPKNTETVTVEILLEEI; translated from the coding sequence GTGATCGATATGGGACGTATGAATTATACCTTCAATGTACAGGAAGTTGATGAGGAGCGAACCGCTAAGGCAATGAGGAGCGAGATGCATATATCGCCCAAGCATGCATTCGAGATCTGCCGTGCGATCAAAGGTAAGATGACAGAAGATGCAAAGGCGTACCTCGAAGATGTCATAAATATGCGGAGGTCTGTGCCGTTCAAGCGACACAAACGCGATGTTGCCCATCGAAGCGACCTTGTTGGCTGGGATGCGGGTCGCTATCCTGTCAAGGCGGCATCTGAGATCCTGAAACTCATTGTTGATGCAGAGAATAACGCTGTTTATAAGGATATTGAGCCTGAACGGATGCGGATCAAGCATATCGCAACCAAGAAGGGTAGAACAATTCGTGGTTTCACACCACGTGCGATGGGACGCGCCACACCGAAAAACACAGAGACGGTTACGGTTGAAATTTTGTTAGAGGAGATCTAA
- a CDS encoding isocitrate dehydrogenase — protein MSEGEKIRVENGELIVPDNPVIPFIEGDGIGPDVMAATQLVMDKAVEKAYGGNRKLVWLEIFAGEKALKVYGENLPSATLDAIREHIVALKGPLTTPVGKGFRSLNVTLRQELNLYSCIRPVKYIKGVPAPVREPEKVDMVVFRENMEDVYAGIEWENTSPEAAKVRAFLKSELDVEISTDAGIGIKPISEKCTKQLVRAAIGYAIKHGKKSVTLMHKGNIMKYTEGAFRAWGYEVAAEEFPDTVISEDVLYEKYDGVLPEGKIVIKDRIADQMFQQILLRPDEYDVIATPNLNGDYISDALAAQVGGLGMAPGANIGDWIAVFEATHGTAPKYAGMDKVNPSSLILSGCMLLDYIGWNEAADLIRRALEETILAKKVTYDLERQMEGATLLKTSEFAKEIVERM, from the coding sequence ATGAGCGAAGGGGAGAAGATCAGGGTTGAAAATGGGGAACTGATTGTTCCTGATAATCCGGTCATTCCGTTCATTGAAGGGGATGGAATAGGACCTGATGTTATGGCTGCAACCCAGCTTGTGATGGATAAGGCGGTTGAGAAAGCGTACGGCGGCAATCGAAAGCTTGTGTGGCTTGAGATCTTTGCGGGCGAGAAGGCACTGAAAGTTTATGGAGAGAATTTACCTTCAGCGACACTCGATGCGATAAGGGAGCATATCGTTGCCCTAAAAGGTCCACTTACAACCCCTGTTGGAAAAGGCTTCAGGAGCCTCAATGTCACACTCCGCCAGGAACTCAACCTCTACTCCTGTATAAGACCAGTCAAATACATAAAAGGCGTTCCAGCACCCGTGAGAGAGCCTGAAAAGGTTGATATGGTTGTATTCAGGGAGAACATGGAAGACGTTTATGCTGGGATCGAGTGGGAAAATACGAGCCCTGAGGCAGCAAAAGTACGGGCGTTTCTAAAATCTGAACTTGACGTTGAGATAAGTACGGATGCAGGGATCGGTATAAAACCAATCAGCGAAAAGTGCACAAAACAGCTTGTTAGAGCAGCGATAGGGTATGCAATCAAGCACGGAAAAAAGAGTGTCACGCTGATGCACAAGGGCAACATCATGAAGTACACCGAAGGGGCGTTCAGGGCATGGGGATATGAGGTTGCAGCAGAAGAATTCCCAGATACCGTGATAAGCGAGGATGTGCTGTATGAGAAGTACGATGGTGTTCTTCCTGAGGGTAAGATCGTGATCAAGGACCGAATCGCAGACCAGATGTTCCAGCAGATACTCCTGAGACCGGATGAGTATGATGTGATCGCAACACCAAACCTCAACGGCGATTACATCTCTGATGCACTGGCCGCACAGGTTGGAGGTCTGGGTATGGCGCCAGGGGCAAATATCGGGGACTGGATTGCGGTCTTTGAGGCAACGCATGGAACAGCACCTAAGTATGCGGGAATGGACAAGGTAAATCCATCATCGTTGATTCTTTCAGGTTGTATGCTCCTTGATTACATCGGGTGGAATGAGGCAGCGGATCTTATCAGACGTGCGCTTGAGGAGACAATTCTT
- a CDS encoding 50S ribosomal protein L3, whose product MGYSPRKRAKSQIPRLRTKSTRGIGKSPIVEFSGYKAGMTHVIMIEDESNSPNAGMEIATPVTVIEAPPMKIAGIRAYGKTVYGRRAVMEAWADHRDLEGSLDAISAGIEDGRVVELRAITSTQPALVSGIGRKKPEFMEQRVEGDLRETFEYLRSNIGKEIEISSVFEEGEMVDVIAITKGKGTQGPVKRWGTMIQDRKATRSSKSRHIGTLGPWFPHRVRWTVPQLGQTGYHQRTEYNKRLLKLGSTADDINPNGGFPHYGLVRNDYILLKGSVPGPRKRLIRVRHAIRSDTPTMGAPKITYISRESKQ is encoded by the coding sequence TTGGGTTACAGCCCACGTAAGCGTGCAAAGAGCCAGATCCCACGCCTTAGAACAAAATCTACCAGGGGAATCGGTAAGTCTCCTATCGTTGAGTTCAGTGGATATAAGGCAGGAATGACACACGTTATTATGATTGAGGATGAATCAAACTCTCCAAATGCCGGGATGGAAATTGCCACACCTGTCACGGTGATTGAAGCGCCGCCTATGAAGATCGCTGGCATCCGTGCTTATGGGAAGACGGTGTACGGAAGACGCGCCGTGATGGAGGCATGGGCAGACCATCGAGATCTGGAAGGTTCACTTGATGCTATCTCAGCTGGGATTGAGGATGGTAGAGTCGTTGAACTTCGTGCCATCACCTCAACACAGCCCGCACTTGTGAGTGGTATTGGGCGTAAGAAGCCAGAGTTCATGGAGCAAAGAGTTGAAGGAGACCTAAGGGAGACGTTTGAGTACCTCAGATCCAACATTGGAAAGGAGATTGAGATTTCAAGTGTATTTGAGGAGGGTGAGATGGTTGATGTCATCGCTATCACAAAAGGAAAGGGAACACAGGGTCCTGTTAAGCGATGGGGAACGATGATTCAGGATCGGAAAGCTACAAGATCGAGCAAATCGCGGCATATCGGAACACTTGGTCCATGGTTTCCACACAGAGTTAGGTGGACAGTCCCACAGCTTGGGCAGACAGGGTACCATCAGCGAACAGAATATAATAAGCGATTGCTCAAGCTTGGAAGTACAGCGGATGATATAAACCCAAACGGTGGTTTCCCGCATTACGGACTTGTCAGAAACGATTATATTTTGCTCAAGGGTAGCGTACCTGGACCACGAAAACGATTGATCCGGGTGCGTCATGCGATAAGATCAGATACACCTACCATGGGCGCACCTAAAATTACTTACATCAGCAGGGAGTCGAAGCAGTAA
- a CDS encoding Ribosomal protein S15, eukaryotic/archaeal: MVKKRRKGKITKKREEFTYRGYTVDQLKKMNLNKFATLLPARERRSILRGFTEAEQKLLKRVKEGDQTIKTHLREMVILPEMVGINLGIHNGRTFEYVEVKPEMIGHRIGEFALTRKRVTHGSAGIGATRSSKYIPLK; the protein is encoded by the coding sequence ATGGTTAAGAAACGACGAAAGGGAAAGATAACGAAGAAACGAGAGGAGTTTACATATCGCGGATACACTGTTGATCAATTGAAGAAGATGAATCTCAACAAGTTTGCAACACTGCTTCCGGCAAGAGAACGGCGCAGTATTCTCAGGGGATTTACCGAAGCAGAGCAGAAGCTTCTGAAACGGGTGAAAGAAGGGGATCAGACAATAAAAACACATCTTAGAGAGATGGTCATCCTTCCTGAGATGGTTGGGATAAATCTGGGCATTCACAATGGCAGGACATTTGAGTATGTCGAGGTTAAACCAGAGATGATCGGACACAGGATTGGTGAGTTTGCTCTCACGAGAAAACGGGTGACGCATGGTAGTGCTGGTATTGGTGCGACAAGATCGAGTAAGTACATACCACTCAAGTGA
- a CDS encoding ATPase, producing MAQRGIREFTAKKLIAENIGNYSNNKIELSSKLVLIGEGENLSDYARKPGYEWLKEEKLVVKPDQLFGKRGKSGLLLLDASLEEADRFIAENMGKTIDIGGATGILTHFLVEPYVAHEEEYYLAIETEREKDMIHFSTMGGVEIEENWDKVTSIEIPVGDEVGEINIAGKLPDFDGRDLVAEFIEALYRLFCDFGFTFLEINPFTLKEGQVIPLDMVAKLDDTAAFEMGDKWKDIDFPPPFGQGLTPEEKLIASLDEKSGASLKLTILNPEGRVWTMVAGGGASVIYADTVSDLGFGTELANYGEYSGNPTKDETYIYAKTLLDLMTRKKDPQGRKKYLLIGGGIANFTDVAKTFAGIVQALKEYSEKLRETNVEIYVRRGGPNYKEGLRIMKELEGEIGVPIHVFGPETHMTKIVKMALEE from the coding sequence ATGGCACAACGGGGAATTAGAGAATTTACCGCAAAAAAGTTGATCGCAGAAAATATTGGTAACTATTCAAATAATAAAATTGAGCTTTCATCAAAGCTTGTCTTGATTGGTGAAGGTGAAAATTTATCAGATTATGCCAGAAAACCTGGCTATGAATGGCTCAAAGAGGAGAAACTTGTTGTAAAGCCAGACCAGCTATTCGGGAAGCGGGGTAAGAGCGGACTACTCCTTCTCGATGCATCTCTTGAAGAAGCGGATCGATTCATAGCAGAAAATATGGGTAAGACGATCGATATTGGTGGTGCAACTGGCATCCTGACTCATTTTCTTGTCGAACCATATGTTGCACACGAAGAGGAATACTACCTTGCGATAGAAACAGAACGGGAAAAAGATATGATCCATTTCTCAACTATGGGTGGTGTTGAGATCGAAGAGAACTGGGATAAAGTGACCAGTATCGAAATTCCAGTTGGCGATGAGGTTGGTGAGATAAATATAGCAGGCAAACTTCCTGATTTTGATGGGCGTGATCTGGTTGCAGAGTTCATCGAGGCGCTATACAGACTATTCTGTGATTTTGGCTTCACATTCCTCGAGATAAATCCATTCACACTCAAAGAGGGGCAGGTAATTCCGCTTGATATGGTTGCGAAACTCGACGATACAGCTGCATTTGAGATGGGAGATAAGTGGAAGGATATTGATTTCCCTCCACCATTTGGACAGGGGCTCACACCGGAAGAGAAGCTTATCGCATCACTTGATGAAAAAAGTGGCGCATCATTGAAGCTCACAATTTTAAATCCAGAGGGCAGGGTATGGACGATGGTTGCAGGCGGTGGTGCGAGTGTTATCTACGCAGACACGGTTTCAGACTTAGGATTTGGGACTGAACTTGCAAACTACGGTGAGTACAGCGGAAATCCGACAAAAGATGAGACGTACATCTATGCAAAGACATTACTTGACCTTATGACCCGAAAGAAAGACCCGCAGGGTAGAAAGAAGTATCTACTTATAGGAGGCGGAATCGCAAATTTCACCGACGTTGCGAAGACCTTCGCGGGGATCGTGCAGGCATTGAAAGAATATAGCGAGAAGCTGCGGGAGACGAATGTTGAGATCTATGTCAGAAGGGGCGGCCCCAACTACAAAGAGGGACTTAGAATCATGAAAGAACTTGAGGGTGAGATTGGCGTTCCGATACATGTATTCGGTCCTGAGACACACATGACAAAGATCGTTAAGATGGCACTGGAGGAATAA